One Mycolicibacter sp. MU0083 DNA window includes the following coding sequences:
- a CDS encoding ribokinase, whose amino-acid sequence MATHVCVLGSANLDSVFAVTALPAPGETVLSAAPSFQPGGKGANQAVAAARAGARVQFVGAVGDDDAGRRLSEHLRHNGVGTAGLTTLPGPSGSAIITVDPAGENTIVVVPGANGALTLNPVQHDLITACDVLLMQLEIPLPTVTAAARLAHDAGATVILNVSPPTGALTDLAGLIDVAVVNESESAHFSHRVPHRVVTLGARGVRYRGVDGALDIPAPQVRAVDTSGAGDVFAGVLATEWRTGIEHALRSACVAGALATLQPGAGDCAPGAAQIGAALAALTAGEPPPG is encoded by the coding sequence ATGGCGACACACGTTTGCGTGCTGGGCAGCGCGAACCTCGATTCCGTCTTCGCCGTCACCGCATTGCCCGCCCCGGGCGAGACCGTCCTCAGCGCGGCGCCGAGCTTCCAGCCGGGCGGCAAGGGCGCCAACCAGGCGGTCGCCGCGGCGCGTGCCGGCGCGCGGGTGCAATTCGTCGGCGCAGTCGGCGACGACGACGCCGGGCGGCGACTGAGCGAGCATCTGCGGCACAACGGCGTGGGAACAGCCGGTCTGACGACGCTGCCCGGCCCCAGCGGTTCGGCGATCATCACGGTGGATCCGGCCGGGGAGAACACCATTGTGGTGGTGCCCGGCGCAAACGGCGCACTCACACTGAATCCGGTGCAGCACGACCTGATCACCGCCTGCGACGTGCTGCTGATGCAGTTGGAGATCCCGCTCCCGACGGTCACCGCGGCCGCCCGGCTTGCGCACGACGCCGGCGCGACGGTGATCCTCAACGTGTCCCCGCCCACCGGAGCCCTGACCGACCTGGCCGGCCTGATCGACGTCGCCGTGGTCAACGAATCCGAATCGGCGCACTTCTCCCATCGGGTGCCGCATCGGGTGGTCACCCTGGGTGCCCGTGGGGTCCGCTATCGCGGTGTCGACGGTGCCCTGGACATCCCGGCGCCGCAGGTTCGAGCCGTCGACACCAGCGGTGCCGGTGACGTCTTCGCCGGTGTGCTGGCCACCGAATGGCGGACGGGCATCGAACACGCGCTGCGGAGTGCCTGCGTGGCCGGGGCATTGGCGACCTTGCAGCCCGGCGCCGGCGACTGCGCACCGGGTGCGGCGCAGATCGGTGCCGCCCTGGCCGCGCTCACGGCAGGCGAGCCGCCGCCGGGATGA
- a CDS encoding vWA domain-containing protein, whose amino-acid sequence MMVRRIRPSQPLAPHGIPGHLVGFVEALRGQGISVGPSETVDAGRVLTVIGLGDREVLREGLACAVLRRPDHRDTYDALFDLWFPAALGGRTVIVDGDEQPVDDVPLSEDVEDMRAMLLDLLNANPDLAETDPRLSAMIAAIVGAYGQYRSSRGPSYSAYQALKALALDELEGKLLAGLLAPYGDEPSPSQEQIAKAMAAQRIAQLRKLVDAETKRRTAEQLGREHVQMYGIPQLSENVEFLRASGEQLRQMRRVVAPLARTLATRLAARRRRSRAGTIDLRKTLRKSMSTGGVPIDVVLRKPRPARPELVVLCDVSGSVAGFSHFTLLLVNALRQQFSRVRVFAFIDTTDEVTHLFGPDADLAVAIQRITRESGVYTRDGHSDYGHAFVSFAENFPNVVSPRSALLVLGDGRTNYRDPGIDVLSHLVTASRHAHWLNPEPQHLWGSGDSAVPRYSDVIPMHECRSAKQLAGVIDALLPI is encoded by the coding sequence ATAATGGTTCGCCGCATCCGCCCGTCGCAGCCGCTGGCTCCGCACGGTATTCCCGGGCATCTCGTGGGTTTTGTGGAAGCACTGCGGGGGCAGGGCATTTCGGTCGGGCCGTCGGAGACCGTGGATGCCGGTCGGGTGCTGACCGTGATCGGTCTGGGAGACCGGGAGGTGCTGCGGGAGGGCCTGGCGTGTGCGGTGCTGCGCCGGCCCGACCACCGCGACACCTATGACGCGCTGTTCGATCTGTGGTTCCCGGCCGCACTCGGCGGGCGGACCGTGATCGTCGACGGCGATGAGCAACCCGTCGACGACGTGCCGCTGTCCGAGGACGTCGAAGACATGCGGGCGATGTTGCTCGATCTGTTGAACGCCAATCCTGATCTGGCAGAGACGGATCCGCGATTGTCGGCGATGATCGCCGCGATCGTCGGCGCCTACGGGCAGTATCGGTCGAGTCGCGGCCCGTCCTACTCGGCCTACCAGGCGCTCAAGGCGTTGGCGCTCGACGAGTTGGAGGGCAAGCTGCTGGCCGGGCTGCTTGCGCCCTACGGTGACGAGCCCAGCCCCAGCCAGGAACAGATCGCCAAGGCGATGGCGGCACAACGGATCGCCCAGTTGCGCAAGTTGGTCGACGCCGAGACCAAGCGACGCACCGCCGAACAGTTGGGGCGCGAGCATGTGCAGATGTACGGCATTCCGCAACTGAGCGAGAACGTCGAGTTTCTCCGCGCCTCCGGCGAGCAGTTGCGCCAGATGCGGCGCGTGGTGGCACCGCTGGCCCGCACCTTGGCGACCCGGTTGGCCGCGCGCCGGCGGCGCTCCCGTGCCGGCACCATCGATCTGCGCAAGACGTTGCGCAAGTCGATGTCCACCGGTGGGGTGCCGATCGACGTGGTGCTGCGCAAGCCGCGCCCGGCTCGGCCCGAACTGGTGGTGCTGTGCGATGTATCCGGCTCGGTGGCCGGCTTCAGTCACTTCACGTTGCTTTTGGTTAATGCTCTGCGCCAACAGTTTTCGCGGGTGCGAGTGTTTGCGTTCATCGACACCACCGATGAGGTGACTCACCTGTTCGGGCCGGACGCGGACTTGGCGGTGGCTATTCAGCGGATCACCCGGGAATCCGGGGTCTACACCCGTGACGGTCATTCCGACTACGGTCACGCATTCGTCTCGTTCGCCGAGAACTTCCCCAACGTGGTGTCGCCGCGCAGTGCGCTGTTGGTGCTCGGTGACGGTCGTACCAACTACCGTGACCCCGGTATCGACGTGCTCTCGCACCTGGTGACCGCCAGTCGGCACGCGCACTGGCTCAACCCGGAACCTCAGCATCTGTGGGGCAGTGGGGATTCCGCGGTGCCGCGGTACAGCGACGTCATTCCCATGCACGAGTGCCGTTCGGCCAAACAGTTGGCCGGAGTGATCGACGCCCTGCTGCCGATCTAG
- a CDS encoding mechanosensitive ion channel domain-containing protein → MSFLGPWLYWAIGVALGLPVGLILFTEWHVALVRKGSHLARPVALIRNYLLPLGALLVLLAQVAGVPGQDPGLRVIYTAFGFMLLVLLLSGLDATFFQSAPKGSWRNRVPTIFIDVARFLLIGVGLALILSYVWGAKIGGLFTALGVTSVVIGLMLQNSVGQIVSGLFMLFEQPFRIGDWLATPAARGRVVEVNWRAVHISTTSGLQVTPNSVLAGTSFTNVSRAGDRYRASITTTFAVADPPDRVCALLSRVAEALPLPSTDEAVVSVALGGGEYRTTFALDSPSEESAAQATFLRWLWYAARREGLHLDRAYDRFSTPERVADALRTVVAPALRLTDEDQQALIPHATVVRYGTDEVLERAGVVPTAMTFLVEGSVRISGVDAPSQDSTLRHGAFLGVTALTRQASQFDAHALEEVTAVVIDRERIEELVIHKPMLLQELGRIIDQRRSASVGPR, encoded by the coding sequence GTGAGCTTCCTCGGGCCGTGGCTGTACTGGGCGATCGGAGTCGCCCTGGGATTGCCCGTCGGCCTCATCCTGTTCACCGAATGGCACGTGGCGCTGGTCCGCAAGGGCAGTCATCTCGCACGACCGGTGGCATTGATCCGGAACTATCTGCTGCCGCTGGGTGCATTGCTGGTGCTGTTGGCGCAGGTGGCCGGTGTGCCGGGACAGGATCCGGGCCTGCGGGTCATCTACACGGCCTTCGGCTTCATGCTGCTGGTGTTGCTGCTGTCCGGTCTGGACGCCACGTTCTTTCAGAGCGCGCCGAAGGGATCCTGGCGCAATCGGGTCCCGACCATCTTCATCGACGTCGCCCGGTTTCTGCTGATCGGTGTCGGACTGGCACTGATCCTGTCCTACGTCTGGGGCGCCAAGATCGGCGGTCTGTTCACCGCCTTGGGCGTGACGTCGGTGGTCATCGGGTTGATGCTGCAGAACTCGGTCGGCCAGATCGTGTCGGGGCTGTTCATGCTGTTCGAGCAGCCGTTCCGGATCGGGGACTGGTTGGCCACCCCTGCGGCACGCGGCCGGGTGGTCGAAGTGAACTGGCGGGCAGTGCACATCAGCACCACGAGCGGCCTGCAGGTGACGCCGAACTCGGTGCTGGCCGGGACGTCGTTCACCAACGTCAGTCGCGCCGGGGACCGGTATCGGGCGTCGATCACCACCACTTTCGCCGTCGCCGATCCACCGGACCGGGTGTGCGCGCTGCTGTCGCGGGTCGCCGAGGCGTTGCCGTTGCCGAGCACCGACGAGGCCGTGGTGTCGGTGGCGCTGGGCGGGGGCGAGTACCGCACCACGTTCGCGCTCGATTCGCCGTCGGAGGAGTCGGCGGCGCAGGCCACCTTCCTGCGGTGGCTCTGGTACGCCGCCCGCCGCGAGGGGCTGCACCTCGACCGGGCGTACGACCGGTTCTCCACGCCGGAGCGGGTGGCCGACGCATTGCGCACGGTGGTGGCGCCGGCGCTGCGGCTGACCGACGAGGACCAGCAGGCGCTGATCCCGCACGCCACGGTGGTGCGGTACGGCACCGACGAGGTGCTGGAGCGGGCCGGCGTGGTACCCACCGCGATGACCTTCCTCGTCGAAGGCAGTGTCCGGATCTCCGGGGTCGACGCCCCCTCGCAGGACAGCACGTTGCGGCACGGAGCGTTCCTCGGCGTCACCGCCCTGACCCGGCAGGCGAGTCAGTTCGACGCCCACGCGCTGGAAGAGGTGACCGCGGTGGTGATCGACCGTGAGCGCATCGAAGAGCTGGTGATCCACAAACCGATGCTGCTGCAGGAACTGGGCCGGATCATCGACCAGCGGCGCAGCGCGTCGGTGGGCCCGCGGTGA
- a CDS encoding tautomerase family protein yields the protein MPTALIEVRRRYEPAEEVAIMDAVHGALVVAFQAPAADKNVRLVVHEPHRFAVPEQLAAPEYRTLVTIDCFPGRSLEAKRLLYGTIVENLAAVGIPADHVMITVHEVDRDNWGIRGGRAASDVIPAAARLP from the coding sequence ATGCCCACCGCATTGATCGAGGTCCGCCGCCGCTACGAGCCGGCCGAAGAAGTCGCGATCATGGACGCCGTCCACGGCGCACTGGTGGTGGCGTTCCAGGCCCCGGCCGCTGACAAGAATGTCCGCTTGGTGGTGCACGAGCCGCACCGTTTCGCCGTACCAGAACAGCTCGCCGCGCCCGAGTACCGCACCCTGGTCACGATCGACTGTTTTCCCGGTCGGTCGCTGGAAGCCAAGCGGTTGCTCTACGGCACGATCGTGGAGAACCTTGCCGCCGTTGGCATCCCGGCCGACCATGTGATGATCACCGTGCACGAGGTGGATCGGGACAACTGGGGGATACGCGGCGGTCGGGCCGCCTCCGACGTCATCCCGGCGGCGGCTCGCCTGCCGTGA
- a CDS encoding AAA family ATPase, translating to MDNPAIPATPARQAPLFADIDDVARRLAETGYLADTATTTAVFLADRLGKPLLVEGPAGVGKTELARAVATATGSGLVRLQCYEGVDEARALYEWNHAKQILRIQSGSNGGDWDATKMDVFAEEFLLSRPLLTAIRRTDPTVLLIDETDKADIEIEGLLLEVLSDFAVTVPELGTITATRTPFTVLTSNATRELSEALKRRCLFLHIDFPDADLERRILLSRVPELPERLAAELVRIIGVLRGMQLKKVPSVAETIDWGRTILALGMDTLDDATVAATLGVVLKHQSDQIRAAGELRLN from the coding sequence ATGGACAACCCCGCCATCCCCGCCACCCCGGCCCGCCAAGCGCCGTTGTTCGCCGACATCGACGACGTCGCCCGCAGGTTGGCCGAGACCGGCTATCTGGCCGACACCGCCACCACCACCGCGGTGTTTCTGGCCGACCGGCTGGGCAAACCCCTGCTGGTGGAGGGGCCGGCCGGCGTCGGCAAGACCGAGCTGGCCCGGGCGGTGGCCACGGCCACCGGTTCCGGGCTGGTGCGACTGCAGTGCTACGAGGGTGTCGACGAAGCCCGGGCGCTCTATGAGTGGAACCACGCCAAGCAGATACTGCGCATCCAGTCCGGGTCCAACGGCGGGGACTGGGACGCCACCAAGATGGATGTGTTCGCCGAGGAGTTCCTGCTGTCGCGGCCGCTGCTGACCGCGATCCGGCGCACCGACCCCACGGTGCTGCTGATCGACGAGACCGACAAGGCCGACATCGAGATCGAGGGTCTGCTGCTGGAGGTGCTCTCCGACTTCGCGGTCACCGTCCCGGAACTGGGGACCATCACCGCCACCAGGACCCCGTTCACCGTGCTGACGTCCAACGCCACCCGGGAACTGTCCGAGGCGCTCAAACGTCGCTGCCTGTTCTTGCACATCGACTTCCCCGACGCGGACCTGGAACGCCGCATCCTGCTGTCGCGGGTACCGGAGTTGCCCGAACGGCTGGCCGCCGAACTGGTGCGCATCATCGGGGTGCTGCGTGGGATGCAGCTCAAGAAGGTGCCGTCGGTGGCCGAGACCATCGACTGGGGCCGGACCATCCTGGCCTTGGGCATGGACACCCTCGACGACGCCACCGTCGCCGCGACGCTCGGCGTGGTGCTCAAGCATCAGTCGGATCAGATCCGGGCCGCCGGAGAACTCCGGCTGAACTGA
- a CDS encoding glutamate-5-semialdehyde dehydrogenase encodes MSVPVLPDLRQEVHDAARRARVASRSLTALSTAAKNSALNAAADALLAHTDDILAANAVDVDAARAAGTPEAMLDRLALSKDRVDGIAAGLRQVAGLPDPVGEVLRGYTLPNGLMMRQQRVPLGVVGMVYEGRPNVTVDAFGLALKSGNAALLRGSSSAAHSNQALVDVLRGALVSEDLPADAVQLLSSADRATVTHLIQARGLVDVVIPRGGAGLIEAVVRDALVPTIETGVGNCHVYIHESADLDVAEQVLLNSKTRRPSVCNAAETVLVDKAIAATALPRLVDALTTAGVAVHGDADTAAAEEDLRREYLAMDIALAVVDDLEDAIDHINEYGTGHTEAIVTSNMAAAQRFSEQVDAAAVMVNASTAFTDGEQFGFGAEIGISTQKLHARGPMGLPELTSTKWIVWGDGHTRPA; translated from the coding sequence ATGAGCGTCCCCGTACTTCCCGACCTGCGCCAAGAGGTCCACGACGCCGCCCGACGTGCCAGAGTCGCCTCGCGATCCCTGACGGCGTTGTCCACCGCGGCCAAGAACAGTGCGCTGAATGCCGCAGCCGATGCGCTGCTGGCCCACACCGACGACATCCTGGCGGCCAACGCCGTCGACGTCGATGCTGCGCGTGCCGCCGGCACTCCCGAGGCCATGCTGGATCGGCTGGCGTTGTCGAAGGACCGGGTCGACGGTATCGCCGCCGGCCTGCGGCAGGTGGCCGGACTGCCCGACCCGGTCGGGGAGGTGCTGCGCGGCTACACCCTGCCCAACGGCCTGATGATGCGCCAGCAGCGGGTTCCGCTCGGCGTCGTCGGCATGGTCTACGAGGGCCGGCCGAACGTCACCGTGGACGCGTTCGGGTTGGCCCTGAAGTCCGGCAACGCCGCACTGCTGCGCGGTAGCTCATCGGCGGCGCACTCCAACCAGGCCCTGGTGGACGTACTGCGCGGCGCCCTGGTCAGCGAAGACCTGCCCGCCGACGCGGTGCAACTGCTGTCGTCGGCCGACCGCGCCACCGTCACTCATCTGATCCAGGCCCGCGGACTGGTCGACGTGGTGATCCCGCGCGGCGGTGCCGGGCTGATCGAAGCGGTGGTGCGCGATGCGCTGGTGCCGACCATCGAGACCGGGGTGGGCAACTGCCACGTCTACATCCACGAATCCGCCGACCTCGACGTTGCCGAACAGGTGCTGCTGAACTCCAAGACGCGCCGGCCCAGCGTCTGCAACGCCGCCGAAACCGTACTGGTCGACAAGGCCATCGCCGCGACCGCCCTGCCACGGCTGGTGGATGCGTTGACCACCGCCGGAGTCGCGGTGCACGGCGACGCCGACACCGCGGCCGCCGAGGAGGATCTGCGCCGGGAATACCTGGCGATGGACATCGCATTGGCGGTTGTCGACGATCTCGAGGACGCGATCGATCACATCAACGAGTACGGAACCGGACACACCGAGGCCATCGTCACCTCCAACATGGCCGCGGCCCAGCGGTTCAGCGAACAGGTCGACGCCGCCGCCGTGATGGTCAACGCTTCGACGGCGTTCACCGACGGCGAGCAGTTCGGTTTCGGCGCCGAGATCGGCATCTCCACCCAGAAATTGCATGCTCGTGGCCCGATGGGGCTGCCGGAGCTGACGTCGACCAAATGGATCGTGTGGGGCGACGGCCACACCCGTCCCGCCTAA
- a CDS encoding NAD(+) synthase has product MDFSGDFYNAYRHGFARIAACTHHTTLADPAANADSVLRLARECHDDGVALAVFPELTLSGYSLDDVLLQDTLLDAVRAALLGVVAATADLLPVLVVGAPLRYAHRVYNTAVVIHRGRILGVVPKSYPPTYREFYEGRQMASGAGERGTLRIGGAEVPFGPDLLFAATDLPGFVVHAEICEDMFVPVPPSAEAALAGATVLANLSGSPITVGRADDRVLLARSASARCLAAYVYAAAGEGESTTDLAWDGQTMIWENGTLLAETERFPTGARRSVADVDLAMLRAERARMGTFDDNRRHHRGAAEAYRTVEFRLQPPAGDIGLRRVVERFPFVPSNPQRLQQDCYEAYNIQVSGLEQRLRALGDSKVVLGVSGGLDSTHALIVAARAMDRLGRPRSDILAFTLPGFATGEHTKANAAGLSRALGVTFAEIDIRETATLMLGELGHPFARGEAVYDVTFENVQAGLRTDYLFRIANHNGGIVLGTGDLSELALGWSTYGVGDQMSHYNVNGGVPKTLIQHLIRWVINSGEFDAEVCAVLASVLNTEISPELIPVGDGEEIQRSEDTVGPYALQDFALYSALRYGFSPARIAFAAWHAWHDVDAGSWPPGYPADKRQAYSLAEIRRWLKVFAQRFYSFSQFKRSALPNGPKVSHGGALSPRGDWRAPSDMSARIWLDEIDREIPEQ; this is encoded by the coding sequence ATGGACTTCTCTGGGGACTTCTACAACGCCTATCGGCACGGGTTCGCGCGGATCGCCGCCTGCACCCATCACACGACGCTCGCGGACCCGGCCGCCAATGCCGACTCAGTGCTGCGACTGGCACGGGAATGCCACGACGACGGTGTCGCGCTCGCCGTCTTTCCCGAGCTGACGCTGTCGGGATACTCCCTCGACGACGTCCTGTTGCAGGACACGCTGCTCGATGCCGTCCGGGCAGCGCTGCTCGGCGTCGTGGCCGCAACCGCGGACCTGTTGCCGGTGCTGGTGGTGGGGGCGCCGTTGCGTTACGCCCACCGGGTCTACAACACCGCCGTCGTCATCCACCGCGGGCGCATCCTCGGGGTGGTGCCCAAGTCCTACCCGCCCACCTACCGGGAGTTCTACGAGGGCCGCCAGATGGCGTCGGGAGCGGGGGAGCGCGGGACGCTGCGGATCGGCGGGGCCGAGGTCCCGTTCGGTCCGGACCTGCTGTTCGCCGCCACCGACCTGCCCGGATTCGTCGTACATGCCGAGATCTGCGAGGACATGTTCGTCCCCGTTCCGCCCAGCGCCGAAGCCGCCCTGGCCGGCGCCACCGTGCTGGCGAATCTGTCGGGCAGCCCGATCACCGTCGGCCGGGCCGACGACCGCGTTCTGCTGGCCCGATCGGCCTCGGCACGCTGCCTGGCCGCCTACGTCTACGCCGCCGCCGGCGAAGGCGAGTCGACCACCGACCTGGCCTGGGACGGGCAGACCATGATCTGGGAGAACGGCACGCTGCTGGCCGAGACCGAGCGTTTCCCCACCGGGGCACGCAGATCGGTCGCCGACGTCGACCTGGCGATGTTGCGCGCCGAACGGGCACGGATGGGCACCTTCGACGACAACCGGCGCCACCACCGGGGCGCGGCGGAGGCGTACCGCACCGTTGAATTCCGCCTGCAACCGCCGGCCGGTGATATCGGTCTGCGCCGCGTGGTCGAACGGTTCCCGTTCGTTCCGTCGAATCCGCAGCGCCTGCAACAGGACTGCTATGAGGCCTACAACATCCAGGTGTCCGGTTTGGAGCAGCGGCTGCGCGCGCTGGGCGACTCCAAGGTGGTTCTCGGGGTGTCCGGCGGGCTGGACTCTACGCACGCGTTGATCGTCGCCGCTCGGGCGATGGACCGACTCGGCCGACCACGCAGCGACATCCTGGCGTTCACGCTGCCCGGCTTCGCGACCGGCGAGCACACGAAAGCCAACGCCGCCGGGTTGAGTAGGGCACTGGGGGTGACGTTCGCCGAGATCGACATCCGAGAGACGGCGACGCTGATGCTCGGCGAACTCGGGCATCCGTTCGCGCGTGGCGAAGCCGTCTACGACGTCACCTTCGAGAACGTGCAAGCCGGACTGCGCACCGACTACCTGTTCCGGATCGCCAATCACAACGGCGGCATCGTGCTGGGCACCGGGGATCTGTCGGAGCTCGCGCTGGGCTGGTCCACCTACGGGGTGGGTGATCAGATGTCGCATTACAACGTCAACGGCGGGGTGCCCAAAACGCTGATCCAGCACCTGATCCGCTGGGTGATCAACTCCGGGGAGTTCGACGCCGAGGTATGTGCGGTGCTGGCCTCGGTGCTCAACACCGAGATCAGCCCGGAACTGATCCCGGTCGGTGACGGCGAGGAGATCCAGCGCAGCGAGGACACCGTCGGCCCGTATGCGCTGCAGGATTTCGCGCTGTATTCCGCACTGCGCTACGGGTTCTCGCCGGCCAGGATCGCGTTCGCGGCGTGGCATGCCTGGCACGACGTCGACGCGGGCTCCTGGCCGCCGGGCTACCCGGCGGACAAGCGCCAGGCCTATTCACTGGCCGAGATCCGGCGCTGGCTGAAAGTCTTTGCGCAGCGGTTCTATTCGTTCAGTCAATTCAAACGGTCGGCACTGCCCAACGGGCCGAAGGTGTCCCACGGCGGGGCGTTGTCACCGCGCGGGGACTGGCGGGCGCCCTCGGACATGTCCGCACGGATCTGGCTCGACGAGATCGACCGCGAGATCCCGGAGCAGTAG
- a CDS encoding adenylate/guanylate cyclase domain-containing protein, with protein sequence MVVNRSVVGEGSGRVTSASSAGARAADNDEPRSRWLPFRISIQTKLMLILLLTSIASVGIVGVVEFQYGAQELERAATSKLVQARESQRRAVTGLFADLTNSLVVFTSGATAYNAAKAFTVGFDELSRAAIGPEQQDAILRHYRDRFVGALAERSGEQVDVAALMPTSPAQRYLQAHYTAGFGPAAQKPEDAGDGSAWSAANAQFNGFFTEIVKRNEYLDAVLLDTRGNVVYTANKGVDLGTNVLTGPYRESGLREAYRKALAANAVNFVWITDYQPYQPYLNTPTAWLVSPISGKGTVEGVLALPLPSAKINRIMTADRQWAAAGVGLTTETYLAGSDDLMRSDSRLFLEDPEAYRREAMAAGTPAATVDRALKLGTTIMVQPVGAPGLRAAQRGQTGTLNTGNDYLGHRELVAYAPLTIPNSDLQWSVLATRDYSDAYSRITAFSRRVVLATTAVVFGICVLAMLLARLFLRPVRRLQAAAQRISAGDYTAAVTTRTADEIGDLTVAFNDMSASLRTQEKLLDEQRKRNDALLLALMPEPLIRRYRDGEQTIADEHRNVSLVYAELSGVDRLSAEVSAPELIRAVDELFGHFDAAADTAGVERIRTMHNGYLAGCGLTTPRLDGVYRLVEFVREMQRIVDRYEVRTGHRLGLWAGISTGRVVSGLVGRSGTTYDLWGPAVDAAYRLRDGAAEPGIYVTTAVRDLLADGDGVEFAAPAEGSVAGSREQVWRLVESS encoded by the coding sequence ATGGTGGTGAATCGTTCCGTAGTCGGTGAAGGGAGCGGCCGAGTGACGTCGGCATCGTCAGCAGGTGCACGGGCCGCCGACAACGATGAGCCGCGAAGCCGGTGGCTGCCGTTTCGGATCAGTATCCAGACGAAATTGATGCTCATCTTGTTGCTCACCAGCATCGCTTCGGTGGGGATCGTCGGTGTCGTCGAATTCCAATACGGTGCACAAGAATTGGAACGTGCCGCCACGAGCAAGCTGGTACAGGCGCGGGAATCGCAGCGCCGGGCGGTGACCGGGCTGTTCGCCGACCTGACGAATTCGCTGGTGGTCTTCACATCCGGGGCGACCGCCTACAACGCGGCCAAGGCATTCACCGTCGGGTTCGATGAACTCAGCAGGGCCGCAATCGGTCCCGAACAGCAGGACGCGATTCTGCGCCACTACCGCGACCGGTTCGTCGGTGCGTTGGCGGAACGCAGCGGCGAGCAGGTCGATGTCGCCGCGCTGATGCCGACATCGCCGGCGCAGCGCTACCTGCAGGCGCACTACACGGCCGGATTCGGCCCGGCGGCGCAGAAGCCCGAGGACGCCGGCGACGGCAGTGCGTGGTCGGCGGCAAACGCCCAGTTCAACGGCTTCTTCACCGAGATCGTGAAACGCAACGAGTACCTGGACGCGGTGTTGCTGGATACCCGGGGAAACGTGGTCTACACCGCGAACAAGGGGGTAGACCTGGGCACCAACGTCTTGACCGGGCCCTATCGCGAATCCGGTCTGCGGGAGGCCTACCGCAAAGCGTTGGCCGCCAATGCGGTCAACTTCGTATGGATCACCGATTACCAGCCTTATCAGCCCTACCTGAACACGCCGACCGCCTGGCTGGTGTCGCCGATCAGCGGTAAGGGCACGGTCGAGGGAGTACTGGCACTACCGTTGCCCAGCGCCAAGATCAACCGGATCATGACCGCCGACCGGCAGTGGGCGGCGGCCGGAGTGGGCCTGACCACCGAGACCTACCTGGCCGGTTCGGACGATCTGATGCGTTCGGATTCACGACTGTTCCTGGAGGATCCGGAGGCCTACCGTCGTGAAGCGATGGCGGCGGGAACCCCGGCGGCGACGGTCGACCGGGCGCTGAAGTTGGGGACCACCATCATGGTGCAGCCGGTCGGCGCCCCGGGCCTGCGTGCCGCGCAGCGCGGACAGACCGGCACCCTCAACACCGGTAACGACTATCTCGGGCACCGCGAGCTGGTCGCCTACGCACCGCTGACCATTCCCAATTCGGATCTGCAATGGTCGGTCCTGGCCACCAGGGACTACTCCGACGCATACTCCCGGATCACGGCGTTCAGCCGACGCGTCGTCCTGGCCACCACAGCGGTGGTCTTCGGCATCTGTGTGCTGGCGATGTTGCTGGCCCGGCTGTTTCTACGGCCGGTCCGGCGGTTGCAGGCCGCCGCCCAGCGGATCAGCGCCGGTGACTACACCGCCGCGGTGACGACCCGGACGGCGGACGAGATCGGTGATCTCACCGTGGCGTTCAACGACATGAGTGCCAGCCTGCGTACCCAGGAGAAGCTGCTCGACGAGCAACGCAAGCGGAACGACGCGCTGTTGCTGGCGTTGATGCCCGAGCCGCTGATCCGGCGCTACCGCGACGGCGAGCAGACCATCGCCGACGAGCACCGCAACGTCAGCCTCGTCTACGCCGAACTGTCGGGGGTGGACCGGTTGTCGGCCGAGGTCTCGGCACCCGAGTTGATCCGGGCGGTCGACGAGCTGTTCGGGCACTTCGACGCGGCAGCCGACACCGCCGGAGTCGAGCGGATCCGCACCATGCACAACGGGTATCTGGCCGGCTGCGGACTCACCACACCGCGGCTGGACGGGGTGTACCGGCTCGTCGAATTCGTGCGGGAGATGCAGCGGATCGTGGACCGGTACGAAGTCCGTACCGGCCATCGGCTGGGTCTGTGGGCCGGGATCAGCACCGGGCGGGTCGTCAGCGGACTGGTGGGACGTTCCGGGACCACCTATGACCTGTGGGGCCCGGCCGTCGACGCCGCCTACCGGTTACGCGACGGCGCTGCCGAACCCGGCATCTACGTCACCACGGCGGTCCGGGATCTGCTCGCCGACGGTGACGGCGTGGAATTCGCCGCACCGGCCGAGGGGTCGGTCGCCGGCTCCCGGGAACAGGTCTGGCGGCTGGTGGAGTCGTCGTGA